One Acutalibacter muris DNA window includes the following coding sequences:
- a CDS encoding FkbM family methyltransferase, whose product MEQHLMSSFSPPPAADGRKIVLYGTGDVGRLLFHSVYKDDKRFIGFCSRNKEKQKYGFLGYPVMAPEELLKQKSFNVVISADDCGKRRNRTEIRRILLDGGYPGEQIYEFDKRKEGIQRYDPSQYFAPDFIKYQEEEILIDGGCYNLDSALEMRRHCKNLKKVYAFEPDPISYKHCLAVQQETGFEQVKMIQAGTWNSKTTLSFEIGNDGGSSLAKTGEISVPVVTIDETVMPEDRITYIKLDVEGAELESLEGARITIQKYKPKLAVCLYHKPEDLITLPLYIKGLVPEYKLYVRHHSNVPEETVLYAVIP is encoded by the coding sequence ATGGAACAGCATTTGATGAGCTCCTTCTCACCCCCCCCAGCGGCAGATGGGCGCAAGATTGTGCTATATGGAACCGGCGATGTAGGGAGATTATTATTCCATTCAGTTTATAAAGATGATAAGCGATTTATTGGCTTTTGCAGCCGTAACAAAGAAAAGCAGAAATATGGCTTTTTAGGGTATCCGGTCATGGCCCCTGAAGAATTATTGAAACAAAAAAGCTTTAACGTGGTAATTAGTGCCGATGATTGTGGAAAGAGGAGGAACCGGACAGAGATAAGGAGGATATTACTCGACGGCGGATATCCCGGGGAGCAGATTTATGAATTTGACAAAAGAAAAGAGGGGATACAGCGCTATGACCCAAGCCAATATTTTGCTCCAGATTTCATAAAGTATCAGGAGGAGGAGATATTGATAGATGGGGGATGCTATAATCTGGATTCTGCGCTGGAAATGCGCCGTCATTGTAAAAATTTGAAGAAGGTTTACGCATTTGAACCAGATCCGATAAGCTATAAGCATTGTCTTGCTGTACAGCAAGAAACAGGGTTTGAGCAGGTAAAGATGATACAAGCAGGTACGTGGAATAGCAAGACGACGCTTTCTTTTGAGATAGGTAACGACGGGGGCTCGTCTTTGGCAAAAACAGGTGAAATTTCCGTACCCGTTGTAACGATAGATGAAACCGTTATGCCAGAAGATAGGATTACTTATATTAAGCTTGACGTAGAGGGGGCGGAATTGGAGTCTTTGGAGGGAGCAAGAATTACAATTCAAAAATATAAGCCCAAATTGGCAGTTTGTTTATACCATAAACCTGAGGATTTGATCACGCTGCCACTTTACATTAAAGGGCTTGTGCCAGAATACAAGCTGTATGTGCGGCACCACTCTAATGTTCCGGAGGAGACGGTGCTATATGCGGTTATTCCATAA